AGGTCGTTGGCGAGTTAGACCTCCCAGCCTCACGGGGCTGCTGTGCGGCTGCGGCGACGCTGGCGACTGCGGCGCTGCGGCGGAGACGGAGGGCTCGGGAGGCGGCGCCACGTGAGTCCCGGGCCGCCGGGGCTGGGGCCGCGGCGGGAGATTACCGTATTTATCGAGGCCAGTGCCGGACCCTTGGGGGCGGGTCACTGCGGGCGCGCTACCGTATTTGCCGGGAGCCGCGCAGAGCCTTTCCGGGAGCGGGGAGCGCCGCGACTTAATTGCGTATTTATCCAGGGTCGCGTGGTTCTCCCGGGGGGCGCCgcgggagctgggggtgggggtgggtcgcATCCGTGGCCGAGGAGGCCGGGCCTTGCAGCGACGTGGGGTGGGTTGCGGCAGCAGGGTGGGAGGCCTACGTCTTTTCGTGGGGGCGAGGTTGCGACGCAGAGTTTCCCGTATTTCTCCCGGGTCGCTCTGGCCCCGGGAGTCGGCCCGGTTGTGGGTGCGGAGGTCGGGTGGGTGGGGTCAGCTCTTTTGATTAATGCAGCAGTTTGATAAGGAGGGCGGTGCGGGAGGCTGGCCGTCTTTATGGGGGCGAGGGAGAAGGGGCGCGGGAGTCGCTGCGGGAGAGTTACCGTATTTGCGCTGGGCAGCGCAGACTCTAGAGGAGAGAGCCACTGCTGGAGACCGGAGGAGCAGGGGCGCAGCCTGGGCTGTGAGTGCGGGAGGGGATGGAGGAACttgggggagaagagggggcCGTGGCTTTAGACCCTCTCCGTAGTGGGGTCCTTGGTCGGAGATACATGCCGGGGAGAGCGAGGAGGCTGTCCAGGGACAAGGGCAGGCTGAGATTGGCCGAGGGGACCGTGATGGTCTGTCTTTGCAAATGTCAGTGCAGCTGGCGGGCTGAGAGCCTCGTGGGTGGGGTCCATTGCAAGTAGTACTGGTCCCCTTCTCCAGGGCGGGTGTGTGTTCCACCCTGGCCTGAGGGtagggggagaaagaagggggaTCTCTGAGACCCCACTCTGCAGATAGATCGACTGAGGTTGTAGTGAACAGTGAGATCTGGAAGTGTAGAGAAGGCCTGCATGGAGGTCTAGGTCCCTGATGGGGGTGGAGGACCGCAGGGGAGTGCCGGCTCAGCCTGCTCTGGGGCAGGCCTCAGTGCTCTGCAGGAACAGGAGCCCTAGgcttttatttgggggggagggcatGGGAGGAGTGGTTGCAGACAGGGTTGTACAGGAGCAGTGGCCCTTTGGGTGATCTAGAACTCTGCAGTGGTCAGGTGGTGGTGGTCTtgtacatgcatgtgtatttTGAGGGGAGTTTAGCTGGTGAGCAGCTGGCACATTGAGAGGAGCTTTTGACAGTGAGTCAGGAAACTTAGGGCCTAGTCCGAGCTCACCTtgtgcgaccttgggcaagtaagGTGACCTCACTGTGCCTCCGTTACCCCGTCTATAAAGTAGGGCTCAATAAGCCTGTTCCTTCCTTGGGGTTGCTGTGAGGACAATGGGAAACAATTTAAGAGACCACGGTGCTATGGGGAAGAGAATCCTTAGAACCAGCATGAATGGAATGGAGCCGAACTTGGGGGTGTTTGCTGAGCCTCGGGGTCAGGCTTCCGTGTCTTGGGGATGCCAAGAGGAATCAAGCTGAGACCagcaccgccaccccccccccccgccccccagggaaGGTCACCCTCCCTTTCAGTGATTTGCAAACCTTTTGCAGGCGTGCCACATTTTGATAAACAAAGAGCTGCTGCCTTTAATGTTTAATTGAGATTACTTTCAAGTgtacagggtttttgttttgtttcttcttttacgcttttcaaaaatatctgtGAGCCACCAGtgaccccatccctccctccagatTGGGGATGCACCTACCtatcccctccctccttcagaTGCTGGTTGGAGAGATAAGACATATGCAGGTGCTAAGTTGTAAGACTAGAAGCCCTTGGATATCACCCGTTGGCATTTATTCAGTACTTTGTGTGGCAGGTTGGGTGCTTGCTGTTGGGGATAAAAGAAAGAGGCGGCTCTGTCCTTAAGGCATCACCGGGCCAGGGCTTTGTGATGACTGAGGGTCATAAGGTTGGGCCGTAGGGctcaggaggggctggaggggccagGGAAAGGTTCTAGCAGGAGGTGAACTTGAGAAAGGCCTTAAGGAGGGGCAGGGTGTGATTAAAGggtagaggagaaagaagggctTTCCAGCAGGGGAACGCTGGCTTGAACAAGACTGTAGAGGGGTGGATGCTGAAGTTGTGGGAAGCCAGTTCAAGGTCCAGTGACCCTGAGGTTGGGGGCCGGCTGATCCTTggatccccccacccctgactcctctctctgcttctgcctccccAGGGACTGGTGACTGCGGCTGGAAGTGCCCATGACAGAGCTGGCGTCCTCGGGGGGCGGGTCCCCTGCGGGGGACGGGGAGGAGGGTCTGGGGGACGAGCGAGGCCTGGTCATCCACCACCCCGCGGAGGAGCAGCCTCACCGCTGCCCACTGTGCGGCCAGACCTTCTCGCAGCAGCCCAGCCTGGTGCGCCACCAGAAGGCACACGCTGGGGTGGGCCGCGCGGCCGCCTTCGTGTGCCCCGAGTGCGGCAAGGCCTTCAGCGTCAAGCACAACCTGGAGGTGCACCAGCGCACGCACACCGGCGAGCGGCCCTTCCCCTGCCCGGAGTGTGGCCGCTGCTTCAGCCTCAAGCAGAACCTGCTCACGCACCAGCGCATCCACAGCGGCGAGAAGCCGCACCAGTGCGCGCAGTGCGGCCGCTGCTTCCGCGAGCCGCGCTTCCTGCTCAACCACCAGCGCACCCACGCGCGCATGCCCGCACCGCATCCGCGCCGCCCCGGCGTGTTCGGGGAGCGGCGGCCCTACTTCTGTGCCCGCTGCGGCAAGAGCTTCGCGCGCGAGGGCTCGCTCAAGACCCACCAGCGCAGCCACGGCCACGGGCCCGAGGGCCAGGCGGCCCATTTAGGCCGCGTGCTATGATGCGCGCCAGGCCTGCCGCCGCCGGTTTCCTGCCCCAGAGCCGCGTCCGTGACTCCAGGAGATGGCGCTGGGCTGCGGCCCCCGTTCTGGATTTGATCCTGAGAGACGGGGAGGGCTGGCTTGGGGTCTTGAAGGAGTGGGCCGCTGCCCCGCTTGGGCCGCCTCTTTCCGAGTCTTCTCCACCCTACGGCTGGTCGTCCACAGCTGCTTTGGGCCCCTGCATTGGTTTTCCTCCTCTGGCTCACCCGGCCTAGAGTAGGTGAGACCTAAGGTTTGGCCCGATCCCCTCTCAGGCCTGGGCAGGGGTTGGGGtcaggggcaggcagggaaggtGGGGTGAACTGGGCTCTGGGTGTATGACAAGCTTCTTACTAGATCTTCTTTCCCAGAATGTCAGAGTTGAAGGTCACCTGGAGAGGGCCTCTCTCCACAGTCCCCAGACccacccaccccctaccccctccACACCCAAGGTCTCCTGACTCCAACACTTACTATCTGGTGTACTTGAGAAATCATTGCACTTTATgactcagtttgttcatctgtttaaGTTGTGTTTAAGAGGGACTTCTCCCTGGGATATTGTGAGGATTGTAGTCAATATTACTAGATAAAAGAGGGTGACAGCACTGGTctggaaacatttattgagcaccccaGTGTGCCACGCACAGTGCTGTGCTCTTGGGAGGAGGCACTGACACAAAGCCTTGCATCTGAGGGGTGACACTTGGTACACACACAGGTGATGCAGGCTATCCTAGTGGACAAACTATAACGTattctgggaggtgggggaggtgatTGGTGTCACCCAAAGCGTTTGATGGCTTGAACTGGGTCCGGGGGATGAATAGAGGTTCTCTAGGGAGAGCAAAGGTGTGTGGGGTTTCCGAGGTGGGGGTCAGATAGAGGAGGCCCATATGTGCCCCACAAAGGACTTTGTGGCCCTAAAGAGAGGACACCAAGATGTTTAATGAGTAGAGCGTGGTGATCTCAGACATACAGTTCAAGGGGTAATGCAAGCACTGTGAGGACAGGTCAAAGTGGGGTGAGCAGGAGCCTCCAGCATTGTGGGGTCATCTGGGCAAGAGAAAATGAGGCCCCTAGCTAAGAGGCTTGACCAAGGGGGAGAGCCAGGACTGTCTCCTAGGCTCCTGATTCCAAGTTGGTGCTCTGAAGCACAGGCTTCTTCAGCCATTTGGCAGGTGAACAAACAGGCTCACCCAAGCTTGCCCCAAAGCTCACTTAGTACTCACTTAGTACTTAGTACTGTGGTGTCACAGTGCAAGCCTGGCCCCCAAGACCCTTCATCTCTATTTCACTGCCCACAAGAGAAGCTCTTACTAGCGGGAAAATGGAGTGTGGAGCTTGTGGGGATGTGACAAGATCCCACGTGGTAGGATCCTGGGCAGGGGCGCCCCTGGGTGCCCGAGGGGGTCTTGGCATCCACAGTAGCAGGTTGGGAGGAAGGGAGCTGGGGGCGTCGGAGGGGACCTGCACTCACAGAGcccttgctctgtgcccagccTGTGCCACCACCTTGCTAGGTGCTGGAGACCTGTCCCTGCCCTCTGTCCTTCCTTAGAGTTTGTGGCTCCTTGGACATCAGTGGCCCTTGGCCTGCCACCAGCTGGGTGCTGCAGTGTGGACTAGTATTTAGTGGCAGAGATGAAGAGATTAATCTGGGACCTGGGACATCTGGAGCCCACATGCCCCAACCCCAAGTTGTCTCAGGGGTTCATGGGATTGATAATCCTGGAGTGCTCTGTAGGGGGCTAAAAGGACTGGCTGAAAGCCTTGGACAAGTGCAGGGTGGCCCCACGGACTCCTCCCGCCTAGCCCCAGAGAGGTGGCTGAGGGGTGGCTGGGCAGGGCCGTGTCAGAGCCCCAGACCTGACCCTCATCTCTTTGTCTCCGTGAACAGATGTGGAGTGGGCAGGACCTCTGGGAAGTGTGTGAGGCACATCTGGGCACAGAGTCTAGGAATGGGGCCCTCTGGGGCCCTGCCCACCGGCATGAGGACATGTCCCCTAAGAAGACCTACCTCGGGAGGTGCCCTGCAGAGGGGACTGATGCAGCCTGGAATTGGAGGCCGGTTCTGTGCCCCGGTGGAAAAACTCCCCGAACCAGTTGGGAGTCACGGCCAGAGAAGAGCTCGTCCTGGCTGCCTGGCCACAGACTTCCACTCTCATGTGGCAGCAGGGACAGTGCCTGTGTGGAGAGCCAGCTTCTCTGCGCCTGCCTGGCCCATCAGAGACAGCAAGTAACTGGCCCAAGAGAACACAGCAAAGTCAGCAGGAGGCCTGGCTCTAGAGGCGAAGCCTTTCCCCCAGGTGTGAACCATACTTGCAAGGCTCCACTTTCCTTTCAGAGCAATGGTTCTTAAGACTTTGGGGGTGTGAAACCCTTGGGAAATCTAGCAAACGATATGAACCTTCTCCCCAGGAAAACGCATACTCACGGAGACACGAGAATCTACAAACAATGCCAGAGCTCCTGGACTCCTGGCTGAGAATCTCAGCCCCAGGACAGAACCTGCCACTCTTTCCTTACCTACGATAGATCCCTGGGTCAGGGCCACCCCACAAGTagcatttctccctccccctgctgaaCTTCCTTCCCTCACTCAGGAATAAAGAATTCTGAGGAGGGGACCCTTTTAGTCGCTCTCCTCCCAGACCTCACGGGGCCTCAGGCTCCTGGaacctctcttcccttccacagACGTTGCTGGAGGCTCTCTGGGCTGGGTTCGCTCTTCTCTGATTTGGGGTGCTTGCTCTGGCTGCTGGGTTTCACCATGCCCAGGATCCCTGGCCCGGGCTCTGTCTGATCTCACCATGAAAGTGGCGGGGAAAGCAGGGAGTTCCATGGTGTAGGGTGTGCGTGACCTTGGGTCCACCCGGGGGGAGGGATCCTGCTTCCCAGCAGCCAAGCCTCTGCCACACCAGGTGTTTAGCCAGGCCTGATGTGGGGAAGGCTGAGGGGGCAGACGGAGCTTGGCTCCTGGTGCCCGCCAGCTCTGAGGCCAAGGAGCTTTCCTGAGGTCCGTGCATggatgtggaggggcagaggctggacCACCAGCAGGGAGAGGACTTCTGTTTCCACCCTGAGCGGGTTGGCCTGGAGCTCACTGGCCTCCCCAGAACGAACCACTCATCTGAAGAGGTGTGGCCGATTAGGGCTGGGCTGGGGTTTCGATGACCTCCAGATGCAGTTCTACTTAGTGAAactcttgggggtggggagaggcctggAGCCATGGATTTAGATCAAATCCCAGCAATGGGAGTTGTGGGGGGCGCTGTGGAGCGTTCTGGTGGGAGGTCCTAGGGCCCAGCTGGGCTTTGGTCAGGGTTGTCTGgaggcccccctccccagctcctgccctgGGATCTTGCCTGTCCCGTCTCCCTTGCAGCCTGCTGCAAATCTGCCGCACGCCTCGTCCTGGAATAACAAACCGTGCTGGGGGAGATCAGAGAAACAGGAGGCGTTCTGCACTCCAGAAGCTTCCATTTGCTCTGATCCTTGGCCTGCCTGGAGGGAGCCTCAGGGAGGGAGCCTCCCTGCCGATCGATTGTCAGCTCACCTCCCTCCAGTCTAACCACGCAGCCCTCATGCGCTGTTGCGGCCTCTGCCTTCCCTGGTATTGCTGTGAAATGCGCCCCTCCCCCGTCCTCCCCAAACCCACTTCTCCACCAGGACCTCCATCCTCTTTCTCTGAACGGTCCCTGTGTTAACTCCGTCTCACCCTCGGGGGCACATGCCGCATTGCACTCTGGCTTTCCATGCGTGCGCacgtgcgtgtgtatgtgtgtgtgtgtgtgttgagtctCCAGCTAGACTGTGCGCTCCCTGAGGGCGAGGGACGTGCCATTTCCTCTTGAACCCCAACAGGGTccagcacagggctgggctcATAACACTCAGGAAATACTTGTCTACTGGCTGATGGGTCAAGTGCTGGAGGCTAGAGGGTGGCTGGTGGTGGGAGGAGGTGGCGGGTGAGTTCACACGTGGGTTGTGGGTTCGTTTCACTGGGCTGTGAGCTGGCTCCCCTGGGGCGCTAATGACTGTAGGAGACCTCAGGTCCTCCCCTACTTGGGCCAGTGGGACAGGAGGGACGCCCCCATGGCTACGCGGGAGTGCGTGTCAATGGTCGTCCAGGCTGGATATTTCTGTCGGTCACCGATACCTGCCGGAGCTGACCAAGTGGAATAAATGTTCTCTCGACATCAGCTGGTGTGAGCTGTGGTCATTTGGGGCTCCGCCGGGAGCAGGGCAAAGGGCTCTATCTCTGCGCCCCTCGTGTCTCGAGGAGCTGTGTGCTATGGTTTGTCAAGGCTATAGCAAGCAGAGATCAAAACCACAGCAGTGAATAGTttagctcccccctcccctgcaatCTGGATGATGACTGCTATTTGGATTTGGGTAACGGATATTGGGGCCCCTTTAAGCAGCCTCGACTGTTTGCTCAGCCGAGAGTGAGTCCAGACCTGCTGAGAGCCTGCGCGGTGATCCCCATCACCTGGGGGCCTTGGCCAGCCTCGTGTCTTTCCTGAGCTTAGTCTGCTTAGCTGTGACAGTCCTGTTGTTGCCAAGGCGCCGGCCCTGATCACAGCCCAGGCTCTCCCCAGcaccttctttctgtgtcctcctcttcGTGACAGATTTGGGGCCGCATCGATGGCATCTATCAGCCAAGGGAGGTCCTGAGTGTCAGTAACTCAAGGACAGGACCCGTGGAACCTGGGTTTGTTGGGGGTGGATCCGGCAGGACTCTTGGACTCAAATTGACTAATGCCTACATGGGGGACTGCGGACTCAGGGGACAGAAATGCAGTGACTTGAGGGTGATAGTGAGGACCCAGCCTGTCCTgggctctgccctccctcctggggGCTGCCTCCCCAGCTCGCACCCAGGCTGGGAAGAGG
This sequence is a window from Prionailurus bengalensis isolate Pbe53 chromosome A2, Fcat_Pben_1.1_paternal_pri, whole genome shotgun sequence. Protein-coding genes within it:
- the LOC122488497 gene encoding zinc finger and SCAN domain-containing protein 2-like, with translation MTELASSGGGSPAGDGEEGLGDERGLVIHHPAEEQPHRCPLCGQTFSQQPSLVRHQKAHAGVGRAAAFVCPECGKAFSVKHNLEVHQRTHTGERPFPCPECGRCFSLKQNLLTHQRIHSGEKPHQCAQCGRCFREPRFLLNHQRTHARMPAPHPRRPGVFGERRPYFCARCGKSFAREGSLKTHQRSHGHGPEGQAAHLGRVL